In Vespa velutina chromosome 1, iVesVel2.1, whole genome shotgun sequence, the following proteins share a genomic window:
- the LOC124955837 gene encoding forkhead box protein J1-B-like: MVRMRIELAEVEIPMDDGSSSPSNNMEVDEYGVEAELTSLSWLQSLDITSASGLPTPPCSPSPPPLVRKPPKKMSPLLKAELDLAENADKYRTDPDAKPPFSYATIICLAMRANNNKVSLSNIYAWIRENFLYYKYADPAWQNSIRHNLSLNKCFVKLPRSKDEPGKGGFWKLDLERMEEGKRTRRRASTTQRNRGSRRQHNTTNSTTTSTSMTLSSTSINNHSLQNSCVPPTTCLSALYETPPSSVSPPIPDTLSEVPESTQVNLTEDDLTGLLIATAGWDENQLDLLDSLLDTL, translated from the exons ATGGTGAGAATGAGGATAGAGTTGGCCGAGGTTGAGATACCGATGGATGACGGTTCATCCTCACCATCGAATAACATGGAGGTTGATGAGTACGGAGTAGAGGCAGAGCTGACGAGTCTTTCGTGGCTGCAATCGTTAGATATCACGAGTGCGTCCGGTTTACCAACGCCACCATGTTCGCCATCGCCTCCACCGTTGGTACGAAAACCACCGAAGAAGATGTCACCTTTGCTTAAGGCCGAATTAG ATCTTGCGGAAAACGCCGATAAATATCGGACAGATCCAGACGCAAAACCGCCATTCTCCTACGCTACGATTATATGCCTCGCAATGCgtgcgaataataataaggtgTCCTTGTCGAACATCTATGCATGGATTCGCGAAAATTTTTTGTACTACAAATATGCTGATCCAGCTTGGCAG aACTCGATTCGGCATAATTTATCGTTAAACAAATGTTTCGTCAAGTTGCCACGTTCGAAAGATGAGCCGGGAAAAGGTGGCTTTTGGAAACTGGACTTGGAACGTATGGAAGAGGGTAAAAGAACGAGACGACGTGCTTCGACAACTCAACGTAATCGAGGATCGAGGAGACAACACAACACTACAAATtcaacgacgacgtcgacaTCGATGACGTTGTCTTCTACCTCAATAAACAACCATTCGTTGCAAAACAGTTGTGTACCACCTACCACTTGTCTTTCCGCCCTTTATGAAACACCACCGAGCAGCGTTTCACCTCCGATACCGGACACACTCTCGGAAGTACCTGAATCAACGCAAGTTAATCTCACCGAAGATGATCTCACGGGTCTATTGATCGCCACAGCAGGTTGGGATGAGAATCAGTTGGATCTCTTAGATTCTCTTTTGGATactctttaa